Proteins encoded within one genomic window of Coprococcus phoceensis:
- a CDS encoding sugar transferase yields MYKKYVKRWMDFLLSLLAIIVLSPIIAVVAALVRVKLGSPVLFRQPRPGKDEKIFNMYKFRTMTDGRDENGELLPDEVRLTKFGKFLRSTSLDELPELFNILKGDMSIIGPRPLLVEYLPRYNAEQKRRHEVRPGLSGLAQANGRNAISWEQKFKYDVEYVDHVTFLGDWKIIFQTIWNVLKRDGISSDTAVTMEKFMGTEESVESKHV; encoded by the coding sequence ATGTATAAAAAATATGTCAAGCGATGGATGGATTTTTTATTGTCTTTGCTGGCGATTATAGTTCTATCTCCTATCATAGCGGTTGTGGCAGCACTGGTGCGGGTGAAACTCGGAAGTCCGGTGCTGTTTCGCCAGCCGCGTCCGGGGAAGGACGAAAAGATATTCAATATGTATAAATTCCGCACAATGACAGATGGGCGGGATGAAAATGGAGAATTGCTTCCGGATGAAGTGAGACTTACGAAGTTCGGAAAATTCTTGCGCTCCACAAGTTTGGATGAGCTGCCGGAACTTTTTAACATCTTAAAAGGAGATATGAGCATCATTGGACCGCGTCCGCTTTTGGTTGAGTATCTTCCAAGATACAACGCTGAACAAAAACGCCGCCATGAAGTGCGTCCGGGACTTAGCGGACTTGCTCAGGCAAACGGAAGAAATGCGATTAGCTGGGAGCAGAAATTCAAATACGATGTGGAGTATGTAGACCATGTGACATTTCTGGGGGATTGGAAGATTATCTTTCAGACAATCTGGAATGTGTTAAAACGAGATGGGATTAGTTCGGATACAGCTGTGACTATGGAAAAATTCATGGGAACAGAAGAAAGTGTGGAGTCAAAACATGTCTAA
- a CDS encoding acetyltransferase codes for MSKKLVIIGASGHGKVIADIALKNGYEIVGFLDDNDAVKEIAGFPVLGSVSEIPSYQTECEFIIAIGNNRIREMIAEQYAVNWATLIHPTAVIGMDVQIEVGTVVMANAVINPSARIGKHCIINTGAVIEHDNFLQNYVHVSPNAALAGTVHVGERVHVGVGACVKNNTNITADVTVGAGAAVVKDITEAGVYVGVPARRMR; via the coding sequence ATGTCTAAAAAATTAGTGATCATAGGTGCCAGCGGGCATGGAAAAGTCATTGCAGACATTGCACTGAAAAATGGATATGAGATTGTTGGATTTTTAGATGACAATGATGCGGTAAAAGAGATTGCAGGATTTCCGGTACTTGGAAGCGTATCCGAAATTCCAAGTTATCAGACGGAATGTGAATTCATTATCGCAATCGGAAATAATCGGATTCGCGAGATGATCGCCGAACAGTATGCGGTGAACTGGGCAACACTGATTCATCCGACTGCGGTCATCGGAATGGATGTTCAGATTGAAGTAGGAACGGTCGTGATGGCAAACGCGGTCATCAATCCGTCTGCTCGTATCGGAAAGCATTGTATTATCAATACAGGAGCCGTCATCGAGCATGATAATTTCCTGCAGAATTACGTACATGTGTCACCGAATGCAGCGCTTGCCGGAACGGTTCATGTCGGAGAGCGAGTACATGTAGGTGTTGGCGCCTGTGTGAAAAATAACACAAATATCACAGCCGATGTGACAGTTGGCGCAGGGGCAGCAGTAGTGAAGGATATCACAGAAGCCGGAGTGTATGTTGGCGTGCCGGCAAGGAGAATGAGATAG
- a CDS encoding glycosyltransferase family 4 protein, whose protein sequence is MKRILILANFDVGLYKFRKELIQELLHQGNEVYISLPDGELVRNLEKMGCKFVNTSVDRRGINPKTDAKLMLFYRKLIKKLHPDMVITYTIKPNIYGGLMCRMLRTPYAVNITGLGTAFQSESTVKKLVTFLYKIALKKAKVVFFENIGNKQTFLDLNILKEKQICVLNGAGVNLAEYPFCEYPSGEETRFLFIGRVMKEKGVDELFEAAERIKQQHSDVFFDVVGPLEDDYKARIEELVQKGVIEYHGYQKDVKPFIEKCHCFVLPSYHEGMANTLLEAGAMGRPLITSNIHGCLEAVEEGRNGYLAEAKNAEALRGQMEKFLGLSYEEKKEMGQASREVVQEKFDKKKVVGKTVREIEK, encoded by the coding sequence ATGAAGAGAATCTTGATTTTAGCAAATTTTGACGTGGGCTTATATAAATTCCGAAAGGAACTGATTCAGGAACTTTTGCATCAGGGAAATGAAGTGTATATTTCCCTGCCGGATGGGGAACTTGTGCGAAACTTAGAAAAGATGGGGTGCAAGTTCGTCAACACTTCGGTAGACCGAAGAGGTATCAACCCAAAGACGGATGCGAAGCTTATGCTGTTTTACCGGAAGTTAATTAAAAAATTACATCCGGATATGGTTATTACTTACACAATCAAGCCAAACATTTACGGCGGTTTGATGTGCCGCATGCTCCGCACACCGTATGCAGTTAATATTACCGGACTTGGAACAGCGTTCCAAAGCGAGAGTACGGTAAAGAAATTAGTGACATTTTTATATAAGATTGCTTTGAAAAAAGCGAAAGTAGTATTTTTTGAAAACATAGGAAACAAACAGACCTTTTTAGATTTGAACATATTGAAAGAAAAACAGATATGTGTGTTGAATGGAGCAGGTGTAAACCTTGCAGAATATCCATTTTGTGAGTATCCTTCCGGAGAGGAAACCCGATTCTTGTTTATCGGACGTGTTATGAAAGAAAAAGGGGTGGACGAATTATTTGAGGCAGCAGAGAGGATCAAACAGCAACATTCTGATGTCTTTTTTGACGTTGTGGGACCTTTGGAAGATGATTATAAGGCACGAATCGAAGAATTGGTTCAAAAGGGCGTGATTGAGTATCACGGCTACCAGAAAGATGTAAAGCCATTTATTGAAAAATGTCACTGTTTTGTATTGCCGTCTTATCACGAAGGAATGGCAAATACACTTTTGGAGGCAGGAGCGATGGGAAGACCGTTGATTACAAGCAATATTCATGGCTGCCTTGAGGCGGTGGAAGAAGGAAGAAACGGATATTTGGCAGAGGCGAAAAATGCAGAGGCACTTCGTGGGCAGATGGAGAAGTTCCTTGGACTTTCCTATGAAGAGAAAAAAGAAATGGGACAGGCATCCAGGGAAGTGGTGCAGGAGAAGTTTGATAAAAAGAAGGTTGTAGGGAAAACAGTGAGGGAGATAGAGAAGTAA
- a CDS encoding glycosyltransferase family 1 protein gives MSEPIRVLHVVTHMNRGGLETMIMNYYRHIDRTKIQFDFLTHRDGKKDYDDEILKLGGKIYHLPPVNPLDKKGYLKKLDDFFREHTEYKIVHSHLDCMSAYPLRAAKKYGVPVRIAHSHNTSQERNLKYLIKLYSRSLIPKYATDLFACGEEAGKWMFKNHPFVVMRNAIDAQKFVYDSEVAKQKREELGIEDKFVLGHVGRFNLQKNHEFLIDIFNEVCKQNENAVLLLIGAGELEDKIHEKVRNLGLNKKVMFLGVREDIPKLMQAMDVFVFPSLFEGLPVTLVEAQAAGLPCVVSDTITKEINLTKNVVFISLEKSARKWADEILDDEYSRKNELDTIINNRFDIYENVRWLENFYIKSGVQNGIKKCC, from the coding sequence ATGTCTGAGCCGATAAGAGTATTACATGTTGTGACACATATGAACCGAGGCGGTCTTGAAACAATGATCATGAATTATTACCGTCATATCGACAGAACGAAAATACAGTTTGACTTTTTGACACATCGCGATGGGAAAAAAGATTATGACGATGAGATTTTAAAATTAGGTGGAAAGATTTATCATCTGCCACCGGTGAATCCGCTGGATAAAAAAGGTTACTTGAAGAAATTGGATGATTTCTTTCGAGAACATACGGAATATAAGATTGTGCATTCCCATTTGGACTGCATGAGTGCATATCCACTGAGAGCGGCAAAAAAATATGGAGTGCCGGTTAGGATTGCGCATAGTCACAATACAAGTCAGGAGAGAAACTTGAAATATTTAATAAAATTATATTCACGTTCTTTAATTCCGAAGTATGCAACAGATTTGTTTGCGTGTGGAGAAGAAGCCGGAAAATGGATGTTTAAGAACCATCCTTTCGTAGTTATGCGGAATGCTATTGATGCTCAAAAATTTGTTTATGATTCAGAAGTTGCAAAACAGAAGAGAGAAGAACTAGGGATTGAAGATAAATTTGTTCTGGGACATGTTGGGCGATTTAATCTTCAAAAAAATCATGAGTTTCTGATTGATATTTTCAATGAAGTATGCAAGCAAAATGAAAATGCAGTATTGTTACTTATAGGAGCAGGAGAATTAGAAGATAAGATTCATGAAAAAGTTAGAAACTTAGGATTAAATAAAAAAGTTATGTTTTTGGGTGTTAGAGAAGATATTCCAAAGTTGATGCAGGCGATGGATGTGTTTGTATTTCCATCTTTGTTTGAAGGCCTTCCGGTAACATTGGTAGAAGCGCAGGCAGCAGGATTACCATGTGTTGTTTCAGATACGATTACGAAAGAGATTAATCTTACAAAGAATGTAGTATTTATTTCGTTAGAGAAAAGTGCTAGAAAATGGGCAGATGAAATACTGGATGACGAATATTCAAGAAAAAATGAATTAGATACAATAATAAATAATAGGTTTGACATTTATGAAAATGTAAGATGGCTTGAAAATTTTTATATAAAAAGTGGAGTACAAAATGGGATTAAAAAGTGTTGTTAA
- a CDS encoding acyltransferase, giving the protein MGLKSVVKDIIRTIIGEVPTKKLIKRGLKVGENFNRQQGCFIDPTHCWLIEIGNNVTMSIRVVLMAHDASTKNSLGYTKIGKIKIKDNVFLGANTIVLPNVTIGENSVIGANSVVTKDVPPNSVVAGNPARVISSIKEYKEKNEVQMSNNVFGEEYTMRANVDNDKKAEMNKILEKGIGYIK; this is encoded by the coding sequence ATGGGATTAAAAAGTGTTGTTAAAGATATAATCAGAACAATAATAGGAGAAGTACCGACAAAAAAGTTGATAAAAAGAGGGTTAAAAGTGGGGGAAAACTTTAACCGACAACAAGGTTGTTTCATAGACCCGACGCACTGCTGGCTAATAGAAATCGGAAACAATGTAACAATGTCAATTCGGGTAGTTTTAATGGCTCATGATGCAAGCACTAAGAATAGTTTGGGTTATACAAAAATTGGAAAAATAAAAATAAAAGATAATGTGTTTTTAGGAGCTAATACGATTGTTTTACCAAATGTTACTATTGGAGAAAACAGTGTTATTGGAGCAAATTCCGTTGTAACAAAAGATGTTCCACCTAACTCTGTAGTTGCCGGGAATCCAGCAAGAGTGATTTCTAGCATTAAGGAATATAAGGAAAAGAATGAGGTTCAGATGTCTAATAATGTTTTTGGTGAAGAGTATACAATGAGGGCGAATGTAGACAATGATAAAAAAGCAGAAATGAACAAAATTTTAGAAAAAGGAATAGGGTATATAAAATAG
- a CDS encoding glycosyltransferase family 2 protein: MKPQITVFTPAYNRAYSLHLCYESLCRQNNKNFIWLIVDDGSTDNTKELVKKWEKNENGFEIKYVYKKNGGMHTAHNTAYEIIDTELNVCIDSDDYLAEDAIEKILTFWNQYGSKKYAGIIGLDATFDNQVIGEKFDDSLKTTTLGGYYTNGGKGDKKLVYRTEIMKKYPPYPEFEGEKYVSLGYKYLLCDQEYELLVLNEILCNVEYQLDGSSTNMFRQYLNNPKGFAFFRKTAMQCYPDFKRRFIENIHYVSSSILAKNKKFLSESPKKGMTFLAIPFGILLTYYIKKKSKEYMVVEGMKK, encoded by the coding sequence ATGAAACCACAGATAACAGTATTTACACCAGCTTATAATAGAGCATATTCTTTGCATTTATGCTACGAGAGTTTGTGCAGACAGAATAATAAAAATTTTATATGGTTAATAGTAGATGATGGTTCGACTGATAACACAAAAGAACTTGTGAAAAAATGGGAAAAGAATGAAAATGGATTTGAAATTAAATATGTATACAAAAAAAATGGTGGAATGCATACCGCACATAATACGGCTTATGAAATAATAGATACAGAACTTAATGTATGTATAGATTCGGATGATTATTTAGCAGAAGATGCCATAGAAAAGATATTAACATTTTGGAATCAATATGGAAGTAAAAAGTATGCGGGAATTATAGGGTTAGATGCGACTTTTGATAATCAGGTGATTGGCGAAAAATTTGATGATTCGTTAAAAACAACCACTTTGGGAGGATATTACACTAATGGTGGAAAGGGAGATAAAAAGTTAGTGTACCGGACAGAAATAATGAAAAAATATCCACCTTATCCCGAATTTGAAGGAGAAAAATATGTTTCTTTGGGTTACAAATATTTACTTTGTGACCAGGAATACGAATTATTGGTATTGAATGAGATTTTATGTAATGTAGAATATCAATTGGATGGATCTAGTACAAACATGTTTAGACAGTATTTGAATAATCCGAAGGGATTTGCTTTTTTTAGAAAAACAGCTATGCAATGTTATCCGGATTTCAAAAGAAGGTTCATAGAAAATATACATTATGTATCTAGTAGTATTTTAGCAAAAAACAAAAAATTTTTAAGTGAATCACCTAAAAAAGGGATGACATTTTTGGCTATTCCTTTTGGAATTTTACTTACTTATTACATTAAAAAGAAGTCTAAAGAGTATATGGTTGTGGAAGGAATGAAGAAATGA
- a CDS encoding EpsG family protein, protein MTVWWTTLVITFLLCFVAQNTARRKTTIHGEAKYLPNLFLSVCACGVLVFVSAFRDGVGDTGTYRDLFDSYPDSVKNFFENTTFKGEWGFELYNTLIKEFISNKSQWLLIISAIITLSCIFAVFYKYSEHIELSIFYFITLGCYLVTMNGIRQYIVSSILFLAFPWIVKKKWYLYFPLVLILATFHTSALMFLVLYFISDKEAWGIWTKGILVFGLFLFVTYPVTGPMIANLLGETQYGHYGDALISEGGGANIIRVFVYAVPVILNYMGRKNKRMTEKFGYNLMVNMSVLNLIFMLLANKYWIYARFNMYFNSYAIILLCWDVKYLFRENNKKLVYILSLIFFAIYYWYDMAVSLGYGANYVHFITTWR, encoded by the coding sequence ATGACAGTTTGGTGGACTACATTAGTAATTACATTTTTATTATGCTTTGTTGCTCAGAACACTGCTAGAAGAAAAACGACAATTCATGGAGAAGCAAAGTATCTTCCAAATTTATTTTTATCAGTTTGTGCATGTGGTGTATTGGTATTCGTATCTGCATTTAGAGATGGAGTTGGTGATACTGGAACGTATAGAGACTTGTTTGATTCTTATCCGGATAGTGTGAAGAATTTTTTTGAAAATACTACATTTAAAGGTGAATGGGGATTTGAATTATATAATACCCTAATCAAGGAATTTATTTCAAATAAAAGTCAATGGCTGCTCATTATTAGTGCTATTATTACGTTGAGTTGTATCTTTGCTGTGTTTTACAAATATTCAGAACATATAGAATTATCAATTTTTTATTTTATTACTTTAGGGTGTTATCTAGTAACAATGAATGGAATTCGTCAATATATAGTATCGTCAATTTTATTTTTGGCATTCCCTTGGATTGTTAAGAAAAAATGGTATTTATATTTTCCCCTTGTATTGATATTAGCTACTTTTCACACTTCAGCGCTAATGTTTTTAGTTCTGTATTTTATTAGTGATAAAGAGGCATGGGGCATATGGACAAAAGGAATTCTAGTATTTGGACTGTTTTTGTTCGTTACTTATCCTGTGACAGGACCGATGATAGCAAATCTGTTGGGGGAAACACAATATGGGCATTATGGAGATGCTTTGATATCTGAAGGTGGAGGAGCAAATATTATTCGAGTTTTTGTGTATGCAGTTCCGGTTATTTTGAACTATATGGGAAGAAAAAATAAACGTATGACAGAAAAGTTCGGATATAATCTTATGGTTAATATGTCCGTGTTGAATTTGATATTTATGTTATTGGCAAATAAATACTGGATTTATGCACGGTTTAATATGTATTTTAATAGTTATGCAATTATTTTGTTGTGCTGGGATGTGAAATACTTATTTAGAGAAAATAATAAAAAGTTAGTATATATATTAAGTCTTATATTTTTTGCGATATATTATTGGTATGATATGGCAGTTAGTTTGGGATATGGAGCAAATTATGTACATTTTATAACAACATGGAGATAA
- a CDS encoding glycosyltransferase, translating to MKKIIIVSHAMEIGGAERALLGLINSFDYSKYQVDLFLMRQAGELLKFIPEKVNILPMNQAQYLAVPIRELVAAHEIKMLYGRLKAKCLARRRIKKAGFKKDNQVELTYSHKYTWKYMDDINSNTEYDLAISFLTPHYICLEHVRAKKKVAWIHTDYSIIDIDVETELSMWEAYDYIASISEKATEAFLKKFPTLQDKIIGIDNIVTNSMIEEQANGDIELELKKEECFNLLSIGRFVHAKNFDNVPLICQSILKSGIDVRWYLIGFGGDEQLIRERIKQYGMEEHVVILGKKDNPYPYIKACDIYIQPSRYEGKAVTVREAQILHKPVIITDFPTAHSQVEDGYDGVIVPLDNKRCADEIVRVIKDKNLQNQLIENMKKTDYSNEKEVEKIYKLME from the coding sequence ATGAAAAAGATTATTATAGTTTCGCATGCAATGGAAATAGGCGGTGCGGAGAGAGCGCTTTTGGGATTGATTAATAGTTTTGACTATTCCAAATATCAAGTGGATTTATTTCTCATGAGACAAGCAGGAGAGTTACTTAAGTTTATTCCAGAAAAAGTAAATATACTGCCAATGAATCAAGCCCAATATTTAGCTGTGCCAATTAGAGAGCTAGTTGCAGCTCATGAAATTAAAATGCTCTATGGAAGATTAAAAGCAAAATGTTTGGCTAGGCGAAGAATAAAAAAGGCGGGATTCAAGAAAGATAATCAGGTTGAATTGACTTATAGTCATAAATATACCTGGAAGTATATGGATGATATTAATTCTAATACGGAGTACGATTTAGCGATTAGTTTTTTGACACCACATTATATTTGCTTGGAACATGTAAGGGCGAAGAAAAAAGTTGCATGGATACATACAGATTATTCTATTATTGATATAGATGTGGAAACTGAGCTAAGCATGTGGGAAGCATATGATTATATTGCTTCGATATCAGAGAAAGCGACAGAAGCATTTTTAAAGAAATTTCCTACTTTACAAGATAAAATTATTGGAATTGATAATATTGTTACAAACAGTATGATAGAAGAACAGGCAAATGGAGATATTGAATTAGAGTTGAAAAAGGAAGAATGTTTTAATCTACTATCTATCGGACGATTTGTTCATGCAAAAAATTTTGATAATGTACCATTGATATGCCAATCTATTTTAAAAAGTGGAATAGATGTTAGGTGGTATTTGATTGGTTTTGGTGGGGATGAGCAGTTAATTAGAGAACGTATTAAACAATATGGGATGGAAGAGCATGTTGTTATATTGGGAAAGAAAGATAATCCGTATCCATATATTAAGGCATGTGATATTTATATACAGCCGTCTCGATATGAAGGGAAGGCAGTAACAGTCCGAGAAGCTCAAATATTACATAAACCTGTAATTATAACGGATTTTCCAACCGCTCATTCGCAAGTTGAAGATGGGTATGATGGGGTAATTGTGCCATTGGATAATAAGAGATGCGCAGATGAAATTGTAAGGGTGATAAAGGATAAAAATTTGCAAAATCAGTTAATTGAAAATATGAAAAAGACTGATTATAGCAATGAAAAAGAAGTTGAGAAGATATATAAGTTGATGGAATAG
- a CDS encoding glycosyltransferase family 32 protein, which translates to MCENQKIPKIIHYCWFGGKEKPEQVRTCIESWKKYLSDYQFMEWNEENFDVNQFRYTKDAYAAKKYAFVSDVARVKALLEYGGIYFDTDVEVFKSFNDILDAKCLLGFEEGNYVATSMMGAIPGYPLFQKFYDLYKTIPFYDENGKVIEGTNVSKLTELLGEYSLQRNNCYQELNDGMKIYPKEYFSPYVYTYCVYQITDKSYCVHHFYVSWLPWYVKTKKKIKKYLVKIIGLENVKKILG; encoded by the coding sequence ATGTGTGAAAATCAAAAAATACCAAAAATTATTCATTATTGTTGGTTTGGAGGAAAAGAAAAGCCAGAACAAGTAAGAACGTGTATCGAAAGCTGGAAAAAGTATTTATCAGATTACCAATTTATGGAATGGAATGAAGAGAATTTTGATGTGAATCAATTTCGATATACGAAAGATGCTTATGCAGCAAAAAAATACGCATTTGTAAGTGATGTTGCAAGAGTAAAGGCGCTTTTGGAATATGGTGGAATTTATTTTGACACAGACGTAGAAGTGTTTAAAAGTTTTAATGATATTTTAGATGCAAAATGCCTTTTAGGATTTGAAGAGGGAAATTATGTCGCGACCAGCATGATGGGAGCAATTCCGGGATATCCATTATTTCAAAAGTTTTATGATTTATACAAGACGATTCCTTTCTATGATGAAAATGGAAAGGTTATAGAAGGAACGAATGTTTCGAAACTGACTGAATTATTAGGGGAGTATTCATTGCAACGAAATAATTGTTACCAAGAGCTGAACGATGGAATGAAAATTTATCCGAAAGAGTATTTTTCACCGTATGTATACACATATTGTGTATATCAAATTACGGATAAGTCTTATTGTGTGCATCATTTTTATGTTAGCTGGTTACCGTGGTACGTTAAGACCAAGAAGAAGATTAAGAAGTATTTGGTGAAGATAATAGGATTAGAGAATGTAAAAAAAATATTAGGGTGA
- a CDS encoding glycosyltransferase family 2 protein, whose translation MMEPKITVIIPVYNVQDYIERCVESIQKQTYKQFECVLIDDGSEDNSKQLIQSMIQADSRFKYIYQKNAGPSVARNRGIEEAMGRFLIFVDADDYVERDYLGKLYENMGKENDLVCCGYTDISKYGTVFVNDFSVKHFSRNALIECILNGTGGVLWGKIFKADIIKNNKIRFDKQLFMSEDMIFLLEYLRYVQNWEMIDEALYCYNRLNETGISRNVNYKYTSNYIKLNECLEKKLLELNVERSKITNLINQRMYQFIYQSILFESKSSKSLLKRKKKIEEIVNDVYLKCYIRNMKTNIKSEKLNFIFIKKKMSLCVIFYIWLIEKIKSIRVNKK comes from the coding sequence ATGATGGAACCGAAGATAACGGTGATTATCCCTGTGTATAATGTTCAAGATTATATTGAGAGATGTGTAGAGTCTATACAAAAGCAAACATATAAACAGTTTGAATGTGTTTTGATTGACGATGGTTCAGAAGATAATAGTAAACAGCTGATACAAAGTATGATACAAGCAGACAGTAGATTCAAATACATATACCAAAAAAATGCTGGTCCATCTGTAGCGAGGAATCGAGGAATAGAAGAAGCTATGGGACGATTCTTAATATTTGTAGATGCAGATGATTATGTTGAAAGAGATTATTTAGGAAAATTATATGAAAATATGGGGAAAGAAAATGATCTAGTATGTTGCGGATATACAGATATCAGTAAATATGGAACAGTTTTTGTAAATGATTTTTCGGTAAAACATTTTTCAAGGAATGCTCTTATTGAATGCATATTAAATGGAACTGGAGGGGTCCTTTGGGGAAAAATTTTTAAAGCAGATATTATAAAAAACAATAAAATTCGATTTGACAAACAGTTATTCATGTCAGAAGATATGATATTTCTTTTGGAATATCTTCGGTATGTGCAGAATTGGGAAATGATAGATGAAGCATTATATTGTTATAATAGATTGAATGAAACAGGAATCAGTAGAAATGTAAATTATAAATATACTAGTAACTATATAAAATTAAATGAGTGTTTAGAAAAGAAATTGTTGGAACTGAATGTCGAGCGTAGCAAGATCACAAATTTGATTAACCAAAGAATGTATCAATTTATATATCAATCTATTTTATTTGAATCTAAAAGTTCCAAGTCATTACTGAAGAGAAAAAAGAAGATAGAAGAAATTGTTAATGATGTGTATTTGAAGTGTTATATTAGAAATATGAAAACAAATATAAAATCAGAAAAACTGAACTTCATTTTTATAAAAAAGAAAATGAGTTTATGTGTAATATTTTATATATGGCTTATCGAAAAAATCAAAAGTATAAGGGTGAATAAAAAATGA
- a CDS encoding polysaccharide pyruvyl transferase family protein: protein MKIGILTFHCAENFGAVLQAYALQTFLEQRGHEVQIVDYRPRYICDKYEYFDDYFKTSYKKSWILFGKLLVYNILTFKDKRKRKKGFNNFVSNFLKLTGKTYMTYEELDKGINNLKIDAIVCGSDQIWNPNVCEGLDPAYFADFTYFSGKTISYAASIGQSVEKEYLREYRQYIEKLDYVSVREEKSKETLQFIREDIQVVPDPVFLIGKAMWENLINEYQNQGKYILLYLLEESDQAYQLVEKIASETNTRVIEIVINKKLSNRKQKFDTYASCSPVEFVALIKNAEFVVTNSFHATAFSIIFNKEFCAVRHSVRTGRIENLLQKFNMEERLKSPNDLDLGKVFNINSARDEEVILKEKELVNKYFEECGI from the coding sequence ATGAAAATAGGAATTTTAACATTTCATTGTGCTGAAAATTTTGGGGCAGTATTGCAGGCATATGCGTTACAAACCTTTTTGGAACAGAGAGGGCATGAAGTCCAAATTGTTGACTATAGACCTCGATATATATGTGATAAATATGAGTATTTTGATGATTATTTTAAAACGAGTTATAAAAAATCATGGATACTTTTTGGAAAACTATTGGTTTATAATATATTGACATTCAAAGATAAAAGAAAAAGGAAAAAGGGATTTAATAATTTTGTATCTAACTTTTTGAAGTTGACGGGAAAGACATATATGACGTATGAGGAGTTGGATAAAGGTATAAATAATCTTAAAATCGATGCAATTGTTTGTGGCAGTGATCAAATATGGAATCCGAATGTATGTGAGGGGTTAGATCCTGCATATTTTGCTGATTTTACATATTTTTCAGGGAAAACAATCTCATATGCAGCTAGTATAGGGCAAAGTGTAGAGAAGGAGTATTTGAGAGAATATAGGCAATATATAGAAAAATTAGATTATGTTTCTGTCAGAGAGGAGAAATCTAAAGAAACTCTTCAGTTTATACGCGAAGATATACAAGTTGTTCCGGATCCTGTATTTTTAATTGGAAAAGCAATGTGGGAAAATTTAATAAATGAATATCAGAATCAAGGGAAATATATTCTCTTATACTTATTGGAAGAATCGGATCAGGCGTATCAATTAGTAGAGAAGATAGCTTCTGAAACAAATACAAGAGTTATTGAAATTGTTATTAATAAAAAGTTATCGAATAGAAAACAGAAATTTGATACATATGCATCATGCTCACCAGTGGAGTTTGTAGCACTTATTAAGAATGCAGAATTTGTTGTGACAAATTCTTTTCATGCAACGGCGTTTTCTATCATTTTTAACAAGGAATTTTGCGCAGTGAGACATAGCGTAAGAACAGGTCGTATAGAGAATTTATTGCAAAAGTTCAATATGGAAGAAAGATTAAAATCTCCAAATGATTTAGATTTGGGTAAAGTATTTAATATAAATTCAGCAAGGGATGAAGAAGTTATATTGAAAGAAAAGGAACTTGTGAATAAATATTTTGAAGAATGTGGTATATAA